The DNA region CTCGAAAGAGACCGGCCGTCTGGATCCACTCCCCCGGAGCCGCCAGATCAAGGCCGGGGCCCGCGTTGGACGAAGGCTCATGCGTTCCGTCCATCCGAACGGAGCCGACGGAAAGCACTTCCCCGATGGCGGCGGGGACATAGAGCGGCCGGTGATAGACGATGTTTCCGTCCGTTCCGTAGACGGCGTTTCCCGCCGCAGCCACGACCAACACGCCGGCGGCTTCCGCCTCCCGGACCGCTTCCGCCATCAATTCCGACCAAGTCCAGCTCCCCTGCGCAAGGACGATGATGTTCGCCCCCCGCCTCACCGCCTCGCGCATTCCTTCCACGGTGTGGTAAATCTCTCCGTCATCTCCGTTTTCCATCACTTTCACCGGCATGATCCTGCCGATCTCCTCCGCTTTTTGTCCGGAGAACGCCCCCCAAACGGCGGCGATCACACCGGCAACGCCCGTTCCGTGCCCCATTTCGTCCATGGGGGGTTCCTTCTTGTTCCTCACGTTGATTCCCGGAACCAACAAAGGCTTCAGCACCGGATGGTCGAGGTTCACCCCGGTGTCCACCACCGCCACGATCACCGGCCGCGGAAGGCCGCGGGGATGTCTCTGCGTTTCCGCCAGGCGCCATGCCTCTTCCGCCCGGATCCGCTTCAGATAATAAAACGGTTCGGGATGCGGGGAGAGGGAATCCCCGCTCACCTCCCCGAGACGGTGCGGAAAATTGGGATGCATGTAACGGGCCCGGGGACTCCATTTCTCCACGAACCGTTCCGTTTCCGTCCCGCTTCTCGGGCGCACCAGCATCACTTCGGAGCCGTCTTGCATCGTGTGGCGCCGAATCACTTCGGCTTCCCGGATGATTTCGGGATCGGCCCGACCGTTCCACCGAATGACCCACTCCTCGCTCGTTTCCGCTTCCTCCGACGATCCCGCCACCCATGCCCGGTCGATTCCCGCGCCGGGCAGTGACAGCGTGAGCATCACCGCCGCCAACACGCACGAGCACCACCTTTTCCCGAACATCCGCATCCCGCCTTGACCTTGAATCTTTCTTTACGGGCCGCCCCGATCGGCCGATGTCTGTTCCGCCGAATCTCCGTGGTTCCCGGCCGAAACGCGGCGAGGACGTGACGGTGAACGGGAAATGCTCCAGGAGAGGATCGGAGGAGGATTGGCTGCCTCGGTCGGCCCGCCCCGGTGAGCAGCCGGAAAAAACGTGGACAAGAGATTTACCCGAACAGATTTCGAGGAACGGGCGGGCGCATCCTTCCCGGACTCCCGTCACCGGCCACCGCTTCGAATATCCTCTTGAAAACATTGGAAAACTCATGGAAAGCCTCTTTGGATGTTCATGTCGGAAAAACGGAAATCAGGGCGGAGGAAAGTGCGGAAAACCTGATGAACCAATGTAAACGAAGGATCTGTTCAAGTCATTCGTTCAACAACTCTTCGACATTATTCCTTGATCTTTTGGAAGGTTTCATAAAATCGCCGGAAATGAATTGTGGAAACAAGCATTTTTTTCCGATAGAATAACAGGTAGCTTCAATCAGAATCGGGCAATTGTCCATGTTTGCATCAAAGTCTTTTTTGTTTTTCCCTGACCTCTTCTGACAACAACGACAAGCCAACGGGACTTATCCATGTCGAAAAAGCGGGGAATACAAGATGATCGAGAGAGTGGACCAAAGCCGGATCGACCGGGTCAGAAAAAAACGGAAAAAAAAGTGGACCATCCGGGTTGTTTCAATGGTTCTGGTGACCCTGCTGGGGATCGGCCTTTATTTCGGTGCGCAGATCTGGGGAGCCTTCGCGGACAGCAAGACGGAATTGTCCAAGTCCAAGCTGCGCGGCGAACAGGAAGTGAAGATCAAGGAGGATCCCTTCACGGTTCTGTTCATCGGCACCGACCAGCGAAAAGCCAATTCGGACGACTGGCGAAGCGACGTGCTGATGGTGGTGGCGGTCAACCCCAAAACCAACTCGGCGAAGGTGATCAGCATCCCGCGGGATTCATACGTGAAAATCGCCTGTACGAAGCGGACAAAGGACAAGATCACCCACTCCTCCATCTGGGGTCACAGAACGGGCTACGGGCCGGTGGAGTGCATCCGGGAAACCGTGGAAAACTTCCTCCACATCCCGATCGACTATTACGCCCGGATCAACTTCAAAGGATTTGAAGACATCGTCGACGCGCTCGGCGGCGTGGACGTGGTGGTTGAAAAAGAATTCAAGCAGGCCATGATCGGCGGAAAAATTGCCCATTTCACGCCGGGACCCCAGCACCTGAGCGGTCCGGAAGCGCTCGCTTACGTCCGCTGCCGGAAAGGTAACGCTTGCGGCAACGACTTCGGCCGCAACCAGCGCCAACGGGAAGTGGTCTCCCAGTTGATCGACAAAATCGTCAGCCTGGACGGCGTGACCAAATTCGGCGAAATCACCAAAGCACTGGGCAAAAACTTCGAATACAGCTTCGACCTGACGGAAATGCCCAGCCTGATGGCCGTATACAAGAACATTCCCAAACAAAACATCGAAACGTTGCAAGGCGAGTATTATGACATGAAAGTCGGATCCAGTTTGGTGATCGGGTGGAGGCAGGAATCCCTCGAGCAGGTGCGGGCGGCCTTGCAGCAACAATTGCAATTCACTCCCAAACAGCCGTTGCCGGCCGACGATCACGGCCAACCGGGCCAGGAAACCGGAGAGTCATTGGATGACGGATCCGGCGGCATCGAAGACGGCGAGTGACGCACCTGATGAAATTGGAAAACAGGCCCGAAGCGGCGGTTCCCGTGCCGGTGACCGCCGCTTTTCCTTTTGCCTTTCCCTTTCGCCCGCAGTAACATGGATATGAAAGGAAGGGACGCTTGCATGCCGGATTCTTATCTCACCATCGGATCTTACGGGGAAACGGAATTGATCATCCAAAAATCGCGCTTCCTCTGCCGGGCGAAGCGGGTGGAAACCGAAGAAGAAGCCGTCCGGTTCGTGGAAGAGATCAGCAAAAAACACTGGGACGCCACGCACAATTGTTATGCCTGGCTGATCCATGAATCACAGATGAAATCCTCCGACGACGGAGAGCCTGCCGGTACCGCGGGCCGCCCGATGCTGGAGGTTCTCCAGGC from Staphylospora marina includes:
- a CDS encoding LCP family protein — encoded protein: MIERVDQSRIDRVRKKRKKKWTIRVVSMVLVTLLGIGLYFGAQIWGAFADSKTELSKSKLRGEQEVKIKEDPFTVLFIGTDQRKANSDDWRSDVLMVVAVNPKTNSAKVISIPRDSYVKIACTKRTKDKITHSSIWGHRTGYGPVECIRETVENFLHIPIDYYARINFKGFEDIVDALGGVDVVVEKEFKQAMIGGKIAHFTPGPQHLSGPEALAYVRCRKGNACGNDFGRNQRQREVVSQLIDKIVSLDGVTKFGEITKALGKNFEYSFDLTEMPSLMAVYKNIPKQNIETLQGEYYDMKVGSSLVIGWRQESLEQVRAALQQQLQFTPKQPLPADDHGQPGQETGESLDDGSGGIEDGE